The nucleotide sequence TAAACGTCCCACGGAATCCAACAACTGTTGCACCCTATATTTTGAATCCTGTAATTCTATTTCATTTACCTCATTAAGCGCGGAGAGCCTATCTACATCAGATTTCATCAAAGTAAGGTCCTTAACAAGCAATTCCTTCTCTTGCTCCAAAAAACTAATGCGACTTTTGGATTGGGCATAACTATAATAGAAGGCAATAAGAATACCCAGTATAATAGCTGCCAAAGCGGCAAGTATTATCTTATAATTAAATTTATTATCTTCAGTATCCATCTAAAAGCATGCGTATTAAGTAGGTTAATAGTAATATAGATTTGTGTATTCCAAGATCTCAAATATACTAAACGATATCAACACGGTCCTTCTACCTAGGCTATGTTTTGGATGTAATGCTCTATTATATAGAGGAGAAGAACATGTGTGTACCGTTTGTCGAAATCAATTACCACTCACCGAGTATACTTTTAACGCTGTAAACCCTGTTGACCGTATATTTTATGGAAGAATTAACATTGTTAAGGCCAGTTCTTTTCTGTTTTTTACTGAAAAGGGAATTGTAAAAAGTATAATTCACTACCTAAAATACAAAAACCAAGAGCAAATAGGTGCATTTTTAGGGAATTGGTATGGTCTTATATTGAAGCAAAACAACTTTCTTAACAACATTGATTACGTAGTGCCCGTTCCGCTTCACCAAAAAAAACTAAAAAAAAGAGGTTACAACCAAGTTTCCCTGTTTGCCAAATCTATAGCGGAACACATTGGCGCCCAATACCTTGAAGGCGTACTAATTAAAACGGCCAACACTAGGACCCAAACCAAAAAATCAAGAATACTAAGGTGGCAGAACAAACAGGCTCTTTATGTTTTAACAGACCACGATATATTAAAGGATAAAAATGTGTTATTATTGGACGATGTAATTACCACAGGGGCTACCATGGAGGCCTGTGCCACAGCCTTATCTTCAACAAAGGGAATTAATATATATGTTGGCTCCATGGCCATAGTACCTTAATTTTACAATTCTCCAAATTAGTTGTTTCTTTGTTGAACATTTTCATTACTGCTATGATCCAACGCATTTTAGGGTTTTTATTTCTGCTTTTAACCGTATCTGCCCTTGTACAGTGTGCTCGTAGAGGTGCACCCAGTGGAGGTGATAAGGATATTACGCCGCCAAAATTGGTAAAGGCAGAGCCCAAGAACATGTCCATAAACTTTGATTCAAAAAAAATTCGATTATATTTTGACGAATACGTTAAGCTCAAGGATATTGAAAAGCAACTTATCGTTTCCCCGCCTTTAAAGTACACTCCCTTAATATCCCCACAAGGATCGGCCAACAGATATGTGGAGGTTATCATAAAGGATACCCTAAAAGCAAATACCACCTATACCTTAAATTTCGGCCAAAGTATAATTGACAATAACGAGGGCAACCCCCTTAGCTATTTTACTTATGTGTTTTCAACAGGGCACTATATAGATTCCCTAACAGTATCTGGCGTGGTCAAGGATGCATTTAACAAGAACGCCGACACATTTATTAGTATAATGCTATATGAAATAGATAGTGTTTACACCGATTCTACCATCTATCGGCAACCACCAAATT is from Arenibacter algicola and encodes:
- a CDS encoding ComF family protein, translated to MYSKISNILNDINTVLLPRLCFGCNALLYRGEEHVCTVCRNQLPLTEYTFNAVNPVDRIFYGRINIVKASSFLFFTEKGIVKSIIHYLKYKNQEQIGAFLGNWYGLILKQNNFLNNIDYVVPVPLHQKKLKKRGYNQVSLFAKSIAEHIGAQYLEGVLIKTANTRTQTKKSRILRWQNKQALYVLTDHDILKDKNVLLLDDVITTGATMEACATALSSTKGINIYVGSMAIVP